A single window of Mangifera indica cultivar Alphonso chromosome 18, CATAS_Mindica_2.1, whole genome shotgun sequence DNA harbors:
- the LOC123201633 gene encoding uncharacterized protein LOC123201633 isoform X1 gives MDQDNRAANPDPSANFPIKRKRGRPRKFPRLYNGDNAFRRDRNVNRRDNAHKPPRFESVNGNHSRQVDSNNDMNDAMVGQAVRGVIDAAFDAGYLLTVKVGNTETTLRGVVFKPGHYVPVSADNDVAPDVQMVQRNQIPFPADSHNHAHGDNRQSRERRELHVNSYRIGTTNLGTSKSKQTTSAAGQTSRSVIPMDKIVPVVLQPVNLSNGGGAGLPTSVATQAPCSEVSKGKQVMETVHPSNGLTPSNQVQTAGNQPVQAQNNNQVLNQPLVEVLHEVETKLMKMPGMPFEKLVEVIQQIQAPSLSVETQTRNETDETGNTDQALSIEPLQAVQPNPNAHSAFLSKPFENFRTGKMTELLWAVQENMMENQVHQAEEPTAGSELNFDNHKSPEA, from the exons ATGGACCAAGATAATCGAGCAGCTAACCCTGACCCTTCAGCAAACTTTCCCATAAAGCGTAAACGTGGCCGTCCAAGAAAGTTTCCAAGACTTTATAACGGAGATAATGCTTTTAGAAGGGATCGGAATGTAAATCGGAGGGATAATGCCCATAAACCTCCTAGGTTTGAAAGTGTGAATGGTAATCATTCCCGTCAAGTAGATtcaaataatgatatgaatGATGCCATGGTAGGTCAAGCAGTTCGTGGTGTCATTGATGCAGCTTTTGATGCTGGATATCTGCTCACTGTTAAGGTTGGCAACACTGAAACCACTTTGAGGGGCGTTGTTTTTAAGCCTGGACACTATGTTCCCGTTTCAGCAGACAATGATGTGGCTCCTGATGTACAAATGGTCCAAAGAAATCAAATTCCCTTCCCAGCAGATAGTCACAATCATGCCCATGGCGATAACCGGCAATCTAGGGAGAGGAGGGAGCTGCATGTCAATTCTTATAGAATTGGAACTACCAATTTGGGTACCTCAAAAAGCAAACAGACAACTTCAGCAGCAGGTCAAACTTCTCGATCAGTGATCCCAATGGATAAAATAGTACCTGTTGTCCTCCAGCCTGTTAATTTGTCAAATGGGGGAGGGGCTGGCCTGCCAACTTCAGTTGCAACCCAAGCTCCCTGTTCAGAAGTCTCTAAAGGCAAACAGGTGATGGAAACTGTGCATCCGTCAAATGGATTAACACCTTCCAACCAGGTGCAAACAGCTGGAAATCAGCCTGTTCAAGCTCAAAATAACAACCAGGTGCTAAATCAGCCTCTTGTAGAAGTTCTGCATGAGGTAGAAACCAAATTGATGAAAATGCCTGGCATGCCTTTTGAAAAACTGGTAGAAGTCATTCAGCAAATTCAAGCACCTTCACTGTCAGTGGAGACTCAAACTCGGAATGAGACAGATGAAACTGGTAACACAGATCAGGCTCTCTCTATTGAACCCCTACAAGCTGTACAGCCTAATCCTAATGCTCATTCAGCATTTCTATCTAAACCTTTTGAGAACTTCAGAACTGGCAAAATGACTGAGCTGTTGTGG GCTGTGCAGGAAAACATGATGGAGAACCAAGTGCATCAAGCTGAAGAGCCTACAGCAGGTTCTGAACTGAATTTTGATAATCACAAGAGCCCTGAAGCTTAA
- the LOC123201633 gene encoding uncharacterized protein LOC123201633 isoform X2, producing the protein MDQDNRAANPDPSANFPIKRKRGRPRKFPRLYNGDNAFRRDRNVNRRDNAHKPPRFESVNGNHSRQVDSNNDMNDAMVGQAVRGVIDAAFDAGYLLTVKVGNTETTLRGVVFKPGHYVPVSADNDVAPDVQMVQRNQIPFPADSHNHAHGDNRQSRERRELHVNSYRIGTTNLGTSKSKQTTSAAGQTSRSVIPMDKIVPVVLQPVNLSNGGGAGLPTSVATQAPCSEVSKGKQVMETVHPSNGLTPSNQVQTAGNQPVQAQNNNQVLNQPLVEVLHEVETKLMKMPGMPFEKLVEVIQQIQAPSLSVETQTRNETDETGNTDQALSIEPLQAVQPNPNAHSAFLSKPFENFRTGKMTELLLCRKT; encoded by the exons ATGGACCAAGATAATCGAGCAGCTAACCCTGACCCTTCAGCAAACTTTCCCATAAAGCGTAAACGTGGCCGTCCAAGAAAGTTTCCAAGACTTTATAACGGAGATAATGCTTTTAGAAGGGATCGGAATGTAAATCGGAGGGATAATGCCCATAAACCTCCTAGGTTTGAAAGTGTGAATGGTAATCATTCCCGTCAAGTAGATtcaaataatgatatgaatGATGCCATGGTAGGTCAAGCAGTTCGTGGTGTCATTGATGCAGCTTTTGATGCTGGATATCTGCTCACTGTTAAGGTTGGCAACACTGAAACCACTTTGAGGGGCGTTGTTTTTAAGCCTGGACACTATGTTCCCGTTTCAGCAGACAATGATGTGGCTCCTGATGTACAAATGGTCCAAAGAAATCAAATTCCCTTCCCAGCAGATAGTCACAATCATGCCCATGGCGATAACCGGCAATCTAGGGAGAGGAGGGAGCTGCATGTCAATTCTTATAGAATTGGAACTACCAATTTGGGTACCTCAAAAAGCAAACAGACAACTTCAGCAGCAGGTCAAACTTCTCGATCAGTGATCCCAATGGATAAAATAGTACCTGTTGTCCTCCAGCCTGTTAATTTGTCAAATGGGGGAGGGGCTGGCCTGCCAACTTCAGTTGCAACCCAAGCTCCCTGTTCAGAAGTCTCTAAAGGCAAACAGGTGATGGAAACTGTGCATCCGTCAAATGGATTAACACCTTCCAACCAGGTGCAAACAGCTGGAAATCAGCCTGTTCAAGCTCAAAATAACAACCAGGTGCTAAATCAGCCTCTTGTAGAAGTTCTGCATGAGGTAGAAACCAAATTGATGAAAATGCCTGGCATGCCTTTTGAAAAACTGGTAGAAGTCATTCAGCAAATTCAAGCACCTTCACTGTCAGTGGAGACTCAAACTCGGAATGAGACAGATGAAACTGGTAACACAGATCAGGCTCTCTCTATTGAACCCCTACAAGCTGTACAGCCTAATCCTAATGCTCATTCAGCATTTCTATCTAAACCTTTTGAGAACTTCAGAACTGGCAAAATGACTGAGCTGTT GCTGTGCAGGAAAACATGA